The DNA segment CTGCACTCCAATCAGAAGCTAAACAGATGGGCAGAAAGCAGTATCTGTCCACAGACTGAGGATGCGCTTTCAGGCCCATTTGggaatgctgctgcttctgtaattacagctgtatttcaaaggaaaaagagcacGATTCCCTCCAGGAAACACAGCAGCAGGCAGTTAGAGCCGACGTTTGCTTCAAATTGTACAAgggaaagaaacatatttttctgcCCTTTGTTTATCTCTGCCAGAAGTCCAGGTTTTTAATTCCTTCGTTTCTCATTCTTCCCTTCCCAGAACATCCGTGGGGTGTGTTTGCTATCCTACAGTCACTCCAAGGACTGTCccccagaaaagagaaagttcTACCTGTCCGAAGCCAAAGAATCCTTTGAGATCGGCCTCCTCACCAAGGACGATAACAGTCCCATCACCAGCAAGCAGGAGCTCCATAGTTTTATTAAAGCGGCTTTCTGCCTCGCAACCGTGCATCGATGGCTCTACGGGGAGAGCGAGAACCTCCGTGAGGTGCGTCAGCTGTGTAAAGAAGCCATGGGAAAACTGCATTCCTACAGCACTTCATcgacagaagaggaagagaaaggaatgcTTGCCAAGGAGATCATGTCTCTGATCGCATCCGTGAAGAAGCGCCTGCGGGTGGAAAGCTTCCCTAATTCTGATGCTAGGTCTTACGTTCCAGACGGTTGCAAAGGCACAGTGGAAAAGCCTATCCTGCAGCAGGAAGTCAGCTTTGAGAAGATCCTTGCCATGCATTCTCAGCATCATCTGTCAGTGTGTGAAGTGTTTGAAAATACTTGCAGGCTTCATAAAACCGCACCAGGAGAAACCCAAGTGGGAGTTTGTATCACAACCTTAAGAACAGAAACCAAAACCGTAGACACTGTGTGTACTACTGAGGACACAGCGTACCAGAGGAAAGGCGCTGCGAAAATGCCAAATTCACCAGCAGCAGGAAGTAGCTCAGAGAGACTCAGTGgccaaagaaataaatacatcgGTTCTGATGTGATGAAAATTTCCTTCGATGAAGAGACTGAGCCGTTCGAAATCGAAAAAAATGATGAGAACAGTGCTTTCAGCAGATGGCAAAAGAGGAGTCAAAGCACGACTTCTGACAGCTCTTGGTGCAAGCTTTCAAAATCAAGTTACTCTTCCAGCTGGGAGGAACTAAACTCTAACAGCAGCAAAGAGTCTcccagggaagggcagcagcaggaaaagggctCAGCGGAGGAGCAGTGTTGCACAACAGAATCTGATGAAAACGGTCAGGCTGCATACTTGAGCTCACTACCTCCCAGAGCCTGGCGTCCGTCCCCTCGAGAGCCTCCGCAGAGCCGTCGGGGATCTCCTCAACCTTCCTTAGAGGTAGCTGGGAGGCTGGTAGAGAAGGCGGCTCTTTGTGGAGAAGAGCTACGGGAGGGAAGACACGGTGGAAAGAGCTCGTCAGAAAAGAAAGCGCAGGAGGTGAACAACGCGGTTCCTTCCCTCTCCACCCCTTACTCTGTTCCTAccaggctggaggaagaggaggaggaggaggagtcctcctcccgggcagagctgggctgcaggaCCAAGGACAGCGGCagggagggtggtgggacccGCAGCCGGTTGGGGTGGGTCGACCCAGAAGGAGAGACCGCAGAGAGCACCGAGGATCCCTCCTTCGAGGCACGACCCCCCCCAAACAGGGATGCTTCCGTACTACCAACGAGCATCGAGCCGAAAATGGCCGGCGACTCCTCTGTGCGTGACTGGCTGAGGAAATCTGCCGTGGTGGGAAACGGATCTCTCAAAGTGCCTGAAGTTGACGGCCAAGCAGAAACAGTAGATGACACTGAATTTGATTTCATCAGCATTGGAGACCTAGTAAACAATTCTCCTACGGCATCTGTTCCGGAGCATCAGTCCAGTGCACCAACAGCTTTGTCCTCGGGGGGAAAGGTATCCATAACTGAGCACTTTAATTGTGCCACtactgaagaagatgaagaaaagtcTCAGGATGTGGTGAGCAGCATGAGACAATCCAGTTCATCTCTGAGTTCCTGGTACAAAGCGGGACAGATGCCCAGGAGTTCCCCTGAAAGTCCATTTCTGAGCACAAGGGGAAGTGGTTTCATCTTCACGCCTGGGAGAACGAAGGAAGAAGTCCTTGACGCTCGATTTCTGAAGGATGATGATTACATGCAGCTTCTGGCAGGGGTGGAGCATAATTGGCTTGTCCAGAGACTGGTGCCTGCTGGAATTTTTAAGTCTAAACAGCTTCGTAAAGCATACTGTAAGTTTCCATACAGCAGTGGGCATTTTCACACAGCAAGAGGTTCTCCTGCAGAGAACAGTCTTTTCAGACTCAGGCTTTTTAACACAATGTTTGAGTCATCGTTTATTAGgacttaattttttgttgttttatgagGTTTTGTATAAGAATTTTAGCAATGGAAGAACACTCCCTTGAACCATTTTCTCCCGTTCCTTCTTACCCATTTGCACATCAGTCATAGATGATGGGCTCCAACTCCATGCCCACTCAGTCCCACCTGCTTCAATCCCTTCATGCAAGAGGTAACATACGCTACTGGAACTCCCTGTGCCAGTTCATCAAGCCCTTTCCACCCCGTTACTTGAGTCTCTGGTTTTGTCTGCAACCTAAGACAATGATTATTAAGTGAATAATAAATAACGGCCATACCTTCATATGCAGACGCTTGATGAATATATGAAGAAATACAGAAGCTAGGAGCAGTGGCACTATAGGCTGCCTCATTTAGCTCGTTAAGTAAAACCTGCTTAGGGCTTATCCCATCTTGCGTGTCTCAAGCCCGTTGagcatttttttgtccttaatgTAAAATATCCAACTCTGAACCTACGTACCTCTTCTTATATATGTCATAGCCCCGTACATTGCTTCTCTCCTGGGTGCTGGTTATTTCATCCCTCGGCACAGGCTTAGAGCAGTCCTGTGGAATTGTCCATTCTACTcgtggtgttttctttttgtagctGCTCTTCTTCTAAAATACTCGAAGAAATCAGGCCTCTGGACAGGCCAAGAAACGGCTGTATTCATTGGAGACTACCTGAACGTGGCAAAGGAAGGCAAACAGAGAAGTGCATTTTGGATACACTTTCTGCACCAAGAAGAAAGTCTGGGCAGGTATTGACCGAACCAGTTTCTGAAACTAAGTATTTATGAGTGTTGCTTCTGTGTAAATATGAATTAAAACTGTCTGGTAGGATTAGTCTTACACCTGTGATTCAGCTAGTCCAGTGCCTTGTTAGACAGTAGCTTTTATCAAGTGTTTTCAGAAGACAGTACAAGTTTTTACTCGGACAGCTACAGAAATCATTGCAACAGTGGGAGAAGATTGTTCCTTTAGTCTGTTTCAACTATCTCGTTAGATTTTGACTGATTTCCTGTAGCAAGTATGTTTTATGGCTTTCCCGAATCTCTTGGGCATTTTGGCAGTCTTTCACTCCACGTAACTCTCTACTTTTTAATCTCTGGGAAGAAAAAGCTACTTCACTGTTGACTTCGGACAGCCATGGTAGTGTTCATTTGCTCATGACAATTCTTAGGCCTGACTTCACCTTTGTCTGTGCTGGGATAATCTCCTGGGAGCTTAAAtgttccttcctttttatttgaCCTCTGCTTTTGCATGCATTAGAGAATTAGCAATATACGTATGTATCTCACAATACCTATAGGCAGAAAGGTGTTTCACTTACTTTAATTTCAGCAGCAGGTTTATGCAATGGATGCATCTGCTCTGAAAGCTTCATAAACTCCTCTGCACCAGCAGACCTCTGCTAACTGCTAATTGCAGATTTTGGATTGTTATTAGAAGTGGCTTATGAATTATTATGGGTTAAGAACAGTATTTTAAGTGTGTCCGAGTTGGGTCTCCCTTCTGAGTCAAGAAGAGTTGACTTTAAATATTCCGGTGTTATGAAACCCCCGTCCCAGGATTTGATCGATCGGTACAGCATTTTATGCCTGTAAGAGCTATAAAATAAAACACCCGCAACCTCAATCCCTGCCGTTTTAAATGCATCGCCAATGGCTGGCTTTGCTTCTGCACAGCCAAGCTCTGCTTTGTCGTGATGGTTCTGTATCACAGGTAGGGCTTCCCAAGTGCAGTCTGCTGCAAATCGGGCTACACCAAACACTTCTCTCTTTGTGTAGGTACGTTGGGAaagaatataaagaagaaaaaggacttCTTCATCATTTCAGTGACGTGGAACGGCAAATGACTGCCCAGTACTACGTGACAGAATTCAACAAAAGGCTGTATGAGCAAAAGCTCCCTACGCAGATCTTTTATATCCCATCTGCAGTACTCCTGGTAAGAACTGTCTTCTAAGCAATGCAAAAGAATAGATGGGAAGAGTGTCTTCAGTCAATTTTGATCTTAAAATACCAGCAGTTAAGCCACCTCTGGATGACTCTTACCCGATGGCTGCATTTGCTCATTTCAGCACAGAAGACGCCTACCTGCAGGGCTACAAGTTCATGGGTGGACTGGCAGAAAAGATGCCACGTCCTATTAGAAGTTAGAAACTCACTTGTAAATGAAACCCGGGAGTTACCCAGCCTTTTATATCGTCTGGGTGTCCTGGCACAGAGGTCAAAGCTGACGTCCGGCCCCTGGCGGGAAAGCgaaatatcttttctttattcttaggGTTAACTTCCCATTTGACTTGTGTTTCAAATACGGGGAGCCACCCTCCACAGTAGAGCGTTGAACTCACTGTTTCATGATGAGTAGGTGTATGATGGCATACTATGcatgttcctttttctgtaagCCATTCTGGCGCTAGATCTAGCTCTAT comes from the Chroicocephalus ridibundus chromosome 5, bChrRid1.1, whole genome shotgun sequence genome and includes:
- the ALPK1 gene encoding alpha-protein kinase 1 produces the protein MNNQNAVATLLQECKQALDALLSAKADTSEEDEREYRRCQALLPEDLRTLLEEAKEMKWPFVPEKWQYKQDLGPEDKTNLQDMISVRLPDLLVYLKASIMVKDCVTAAAIVFLIDRFLYWIDASSKLLQIAKGLHKLQPTTPIGPQVLIRQARLSVNTGKLLKAEYILSNLINNNGATGTWRYAKESDRILVQSVCLQIRGQILQKLGMWYEAAELIWASVVGYFKLPQPDKKGIATSLGIMADIFASMNDKDYVRFKTSAEIDLSLLREFGHRLLSAAEACKLAAAYSQYTPLFVLTAVNIRGVCLLSYSHSKDCPPEKRKFYLSEAKESFEIGLLTKDDNSPITSKQELHSFIKAAFCLATVHRWLYGESENLREVRQLCKEAMGKLHSYSTSSTEEEEKGMLAKEIMSLIASVKKRLRVESFPNSDARSYVPDGCKGTVEKPILQQEVSFEKILAMHSQHHLSVCEVFENTCRLHKTAPGETQVGVCITTLRTETKTVDTVCTTEDTAYQRKGAAKMPNSPAAGSSSERLSGQRNKYIGSDVMKISFDEETEPFEIEKNDENSAFSRWQKRSQSTTSDSSWCKLSKSSYSSSWEELNSNSSKESPREGQQQEKGSAEEQCCTTESDENGQAAYLSSLPPRAWRPSPREPPQSRRGSPQPSLEVAGRLVEKAALCGEELREGRHGGKSSSEKKAQEVNNAVPSLSTPYSVPTRLEEEEEEEESSSRAELGCRTKDSGREGGGTRSRLGWVDPEGETAESTEDPSFEARPPPNRDASVLPTSIEPKMAGDSSVRDWLRKSAVVGNGSLKVPEVDGQAETVDDTEFDFISIGDLVNNSPTASVPEHQSSAPTALSSGGKVSITEHFNCATTEEDEEKSQDVVSSMRQSSSSLSSWYKAGQMPRSSPESPFLSTRGSGFIFTPGRTKEEVLDARFLKDDDYMQLLAGVEHNWLVQRLVPAGIFKSKQLRKAYSALLLKYSKKSGLWTGQETAVFIGDYLNVAKEGKQRSAFWIHFLHQEESLGRYVGKEYKEEKGLLHHFSDVERQMTAQYYVTEFNKRLYEQKLPTQIFYIPSAVLLILEDRTIKGCVSVEPYILGEFVKLSNNTKVVKNEYKATEYGLAYGHFCYEFSNGTDVVVDLQGWVTGNGKGLIYLTDPQIHSLNSKDVSRSNFGKKGIYYFFNNQHVECNDICRCLRLTRPSVELPM